The nucleotide sequence TCAAATTATGATGTCTATCTAAAAATTTCTTTGCCCCATCTATATTATCTATTACAGTGCCTTCTTGTGATTCTATGAAATTATCAATAGTCAACCTTTTCATAAAAGCGAAATGTCTCGTTTTGTCACTATTTCTTGAAGCAATATCCAAAAGTCTTCTCAAATTAGGGTCTGTCATTGATAAACCTACCATTAAGCAATGATTTTCTCTCAAATTTGAAAGTTGTACAAGGTTAGACCAATGATATGAGTCAGAATAAATTAAGTGATATCCTTCTTCTGAAAATACTAATGTGCTTTTTTCTAATCCTTCATAAGCATCAGTGTTTTCTGGTAAAAATCCGTGAACGTGATAAACAGGTAGTTCATCAGGATCTATGAAGTCATTATCTGAATAAATGCTGTGATGTTGAATTGATTGTGATTCAAGTTGTCTTTCTATTAGGTCATCGAAATTGTATGTTATAACAGATTTTACTTTTGCACCTGTTCTTAAAGGCATACACATTTCAACAATAGCTTTTATTAATTCTGAATCAATAGCTTTTCCTGTATCACGTAACTTATATAGATTTTCAGTTATTGTTTTTGTAAACTGTTCGGACTCTGTGTTCCTATTATCTAATCCTTTTCTTAAATACCGAGCCGCCATTAATGCAGAAGGTTCATCAATTTGATTTAATCTATTAACAATTTGCTCGATATCGGTATCTAATATTTTTGATTCATTATCAAATTCGTTCGTTAAATATGTTACGAATAAAGAATTTAAAAGTGTATTCCAATCAGGCATTCCTGCACTACTTGAAACGCCTGCACCAAGGAAGAAAGAAAATTGTCCTTTTTTATACAATCTATTTAATAATTCAATTTTTTCTTGTCTTTCTTTTTCCCAATCCTTTGAGGATTGAACAACCGCAGATTCAATTCTTAAAGAGAAAAGGTTGTTGGCAATAGTATTGGCTTCTTTTCGGTTTTTCGCTACTATACTATTAACTTCCTCAGGTCCCCAAACTATAATTTTGAAAGGTAATTTTTCGTCTTCAATCCGATGAAGTATATAGCTTTTAAATCTATTTGATATAGGATTAGGCGAAATTATTAGTAGATTATCAAACGGTTCAGGTTCTTTAATTTTAGCTTGAATATGTATAACCTGGTCTATTAGACGTTTAATAGGAAACCTTTCGAGATTAAACTTAATCTCTATTTGAGTAGCTCCTTCAATATCCTCAATACCTTCAGGTGCATAAGCATCGAAACCAATTCTCCGAGGTTGAGAGATAAATGGTTTTTTTACTTTTTCAAGATGAATTTTAAGTAAATTAAGAATAAAGGTTTCGAACATATAGTAGCCTCTATGTCCGTCTTGAATATTTATTTTTTTGAATATATCGTCTATTAGCATTTTTCAGTTTTAATGAGGCACAACGTCTCTGTATATGGATCGTAGCGCGTTAATTAGCAATAACTATTCGGTTAAGTACGAGCCGAATTTTTAAATTTTACTATTTATCTTTTTACTTGGAAAATCTTCAAATTTAAAAATTTGGTAACTTTACAAATACACACAGACCTTTCGATTAAGCACTTTTCGCCCTATTTTTATACATTGTTATGTGCTGGCCATCTTTCGGACTTGCCTAAACTTATCTCGCACAAACCCATAATCAATAAGATTAGCAATTAATTTTCTCACGTTTTCACTTTCCCAAGTAAAAGTTTCTGAATTATCAACAGTTCCTAAATAGATTTTATTGTCTCTAATTAAATGTGGACAATTTACTTTTATAAAGTCAATAACATCAATATTTTTTACACGACCTAATTTCCCAACTGTTAAGGTTCCATCGTGCCAAAATGAGTATTTTTCATTTTCTACTTTTACAAAGCGGTCAATTGCGTATTCAAGTGACAAATGACTGTTTTCAAAATCATCGATAGCGATATTTAATAAAGTGTGTCCGTTACTATTTCCATATTTTGGATGATTTTTCGTTGAAATTTTTCCCATTATAGAAATACTAACTAATTCTGTTTCTTGATTTTCGTTTTCGACTATGAAGTAGCGATAATCTCCTGTAAATCCTCCACCTGATGCATTTCCAAAAGTTGTAAATCTTAATCCTCCATCAGAAACAAAAGTTTTTTCGGTCAGTTCCAAATTTTCTGTTTTTTTCTTTTCATCATAAATTAATCCAACTAAATTAACCAGAATAGGGACATATTTTATATCTGTGTCTTGTCCTATATTTCCATCAGCCCAAAGTAGCTCTCGATTTTTCTTTTTTTCTGCTTTATGATTCGGTCTTTCCCAATTATTAATAAATTCCTTTGCAAATTCAATTCCATTGCCTTTTATTAAATATGAATATATTGGAATTTCCTTGATTTCTCTGTAATCTCCTTTCTCATCATCCCAACTATGGCTTATTGTTTCTTTTCCATTAGTCATTATCATCACTTCTGGTTCTAAAAATTCATCATAGCTCATAACTTGGTCAAAAACTTTATCAGTTAGTGCTATTGTTGGTGCTTTACATTCAATTACCATTAATGGAATTCGTTCATTAAGTTTTGGGTCAATTCCAGAGACAATAATGTCGGCTCTTCCTCTTTTACCTTTTTGATAATATGATAATGGAACTTCCACGTCAATAAATTCAATAGGAACTTCAAATTGATTTACTAATTTCGATACAAATTCTTGTCGAATTACTTCTTCTGGTGTAATATGGATTAACTTTTTTCTCTTCGAACAGAGAATACACTCTTTTCCGTTTTTAATGTATCTTTTCATATGCGGTTGGTTATTTTCAGCTTGCAGGTAACGGTCTAGCATAAGAAGCGTAGTGAGGAACGAGCTATTATTTCTTATATATTGTTAGCATCAGTTTGTATTATCTCTGAGTTGATTACTGATATAAGGATATCATAAAAAATGTCAACTTCATAATTGCCTAAGTCAAGATTACTTAGAACCTTAAAATATTGAAGAATTTGAAATGGGGTAGTCGTTTCTTTTAGCTTAGATTCAAGAATTACCTTCTGAATGATAGATTCAATTTTAAAATTTATTGTTTTCCTATCTCCACTTATCTCCTGAATTGTCTTATTATAATTTGATTTTATCTTTACAATGCCTAATTCAAAATTCGTTATGGCTTTAATAGCAGTTTGAATTATAATACAAGCATTTTCAGAGTTCAGACCATATTTAGCTACATTGTGATACTGTAACATAAGAAGATCGACAAAGGTATCCGTTCTTGCAATGCGCCAAAATAGTTCTCCTTCTTTTAGATCGGATATGATAGTTATTAACTTCATTATATCAAAATTTAAACAGGTTGAGCATCATTCCACATCCTTTCAAATTCATTTTGATATTCATCAAACATCCATTTACCTTTTTTAAGTTCCATTGTCAATGTAGATTTGCTTTGTCTTTTGTAAAAATGCGGACCAACGAACATCGTGTTATCTATTCTGTAAATCATTGATGAAAGTGGAATCTGAATAATCCTTATTTCGATTCCTGATACTTGATCAAAATAGTTTTTGAAAGTTTCGAATCTAGTTCTGAAAAGATCAATTGACTTACCTTCAATTTGAGCTCTGATCTTTGCAGATTCAGAATTATAATCCACAAATAAAGCTCTGACTTTGATATTCTTATTCGTAAGTTTTTCTCGAAGAATTACACTATTACTATCAAAGAAACCACCTAATGAATAACCACATATATCTAAGCTGGTATCTAAGTCTTTAATTAAGTCATCATATCTGTCGATGTCTCTTTTCTTATATAGCAAGTTTAATCCGCCTTCATTAATGATGTTCTTAATTCTCTCCATTAGCTTACTTATCGATACGGTTTTCCAAAGATCAAGAAACACTACGATACCTGTTGCGATGACAGAAGTTCCAATAGAAACAAGTATGTTGGATTTAGTAGGATCTTCTTTGATTAACTCTACTCCTTTTTCAATAAGCATGTATCCAACGAATAGAATGATAAGGTTAATTAAGAGATATACTTTTTTATTTAAGAGATACTTTATGATGTCCATTCGCTAATATGTTTTCAATTTGAGTTTTGATCTTGGTGTGAATTGTTTCGGGATCCAACCAGTAATTATTTGGATCCGCGCAATTGATATTAATGAAATTAGATTCTTCATCAACCATTTTAAAATATTCTACTAAAACTTCTTTTTGCAATTTAAGTGAGTCTTCATGTATGTCTTTTTTCCCATTAAGATATTTTCTATCCTGCCCAGTTCTGTCTTTAAGCAAAGATTTTTCAATAATTTCAAAAGGTACATTTAAGAAAAATGAAAGGGCTGGTTTGGGTAACTTATTATGCGCAAATTCATAATTATTAATCCAATCTTTTAGTTTTGCTTTTTCACTTTCGTTATGGACTTTAGCACATTGAAAAGCAATGTTAGATTTAACATACCTATCCATTAAAATACAATAGCCCTCTTCAAGCCAAGTATTTAACATTGACTTGTTTTCCAATCTATCAAGTGCAAATAGAAGACCTACAATTTTCGGATTTACTGCCTCGACAGAACCAAATTCCCCTCTAAGGTATTCGGCAATTAATTCTCCATATACACCTTCGTTAAGTTTAGGATAATGAATAAACTTGTGTTTTAAATTAATCTTTGCAAAGTATTTTTGAAGAAGTGATATTTGAGTCGATTTACCGCATCCATCTAAGCCTTCAATTGTTATTATTTTTCCTTTCATTTAGTAAATTTCAAAAAATGATTTTGTTAAGTGAATATTATTAATCTTATTTTGACTATGGATTGTAGCCATTTTATCTCCTTTTTTTACCGTTTGATTAATTTGTTTGTTTATAATTACTCCATTATAGTAGTTGCTTGATTTACTAAACATATTTGTTCCTGCACTTAAAAAGAAGTTAACATATTCGCCAATGTTTCTTGTGTTTATTGAACGGATAGTTCCATTCTTTTCAGCTTTTATCTGATATTCAGTTAATGGATTTCCTCGAACAAATTCTTTATCGCCTTCAATTAGAGAAATGGTATTTTGGGATACTCCATGGTTAAGAAGTAAATCTTTGAAGCTTTCAAATACATCTCCTTTCGCAAAATGTTCTCGACACGTTATTGAGACATCTCTCTTATCAACATTTGAAAAAGAAGAAATAATTGTACTTGTGAAATCAATAACGAGATCTCTTTGAACATCAATTCCATTCTGGTCGAAAATGTATGAGGAATAGCTTGTTTGATTTTTCATTACACATACTGCTTCTAGTACTTCTAAGTAGTTGCCAATTGAACTACCAGTTAGGATTTCTGAATTAGTATATTCAGCTATTGAATTTATATCGTTGTTTTCTAAAATAGACTTAGTAATTTTAAAAAATTTGACCGCTTCTTTTTTAGACTTTAAGAAAGTATTCTCACCATATCGAATATCTAATAGTAATTGATGTACTGGATTTGCAATTTGTTTGCTTGCAATACTTGACACTATTAGTGGAAGAGAATTAACTGTATTTGTTATACTCCTTAGTTGATATAAATTATTATCGGAAGGATTATAATCTCCTTTGGTTACAGTCATGCATACGGAACCTTGAACAAGTTTCTCAATACTTTCTTGTCCTGGTAGTGGAAAAGAAAAACCTGGTATACAATTTAGTTTATCCCAAGTTCCGCCTGTAAAGCTTAAAGTTTTAGCTACTAAGAATGGAGAAGCTATTTTAAATTTTCTTGAAAGACACTTTAATAGACTTGGCATTATTAGAGCGGTTTTTTCAGAAACGCCACCAGTTGGATACCTTCTTAATAAAATTTTATCCGATAGATCAGCAGATTCCATATAATTGTATTGTTTGCCAGAATTTGCCATTTGGATAGTTAATTTTTTTATGTCATTATCATTTAAGCCATATTCTTTTATCAAAACAAGAATGCTAGTTAATAGTATTGAATGGTGTTTTGGGTTTAAAGAGTACTTTATAAAATCTGTAAAATCTTTACTAAGCCAAGCTTTTTTATTTGCAATCCGGTTCCGGATATCATCAGGGAATTGATTTAAATATAAAATTCTATGTAGATTGTCTATTTCAAAAAATACTAGTTCACATACATTGTCTTTAATCCAGCTAATTACAACTTGGTTGTCATTTTTTGATGAAATGACAAATGTACATGCTAAAGAAGTTATAGTTTCCGGACAAATACCTTGATCAAATGCTTTAAGTAGTAAAGCAAACTTTTCATTTAAGTTGACTTTACTTGATGAAATCAAGCCGTATAGAGTATTAGTAATCAATTAAAATATTTCTTTATGTCATTTACAATTTTGATTGCTTCAGTTTTCGAATCGGTATAAGACTGAGAGTGTTCATACAGAATACAATTGGTGTTTTTGCAATATGTTCTCGCAGCATTTATAAATGCTTCTTGTAGGATAAATGATCTTTTGAATTCCTCTTCATTGTCAAGATTTCTGTTTCTATCGTTTATAAATCTTTTCCAATTATCTTCGCTTAGTTTAAATAGTATAAGAAGATCTATTTCAGGCAGATTTAAATAATCTTTTTTGGAAATGCTAACCATTTCATCATAAAATATGTCTTTTGATGAAAACAACCACTCTAATCCTGGTTTATCATGATACAAGTAAAATAATTTGTCATAGCTAGAGTCTAGCATACTTGATTTTCCAATTTTCCGTAATTCATCTGCTTTATAATAGTGTGGAACACGAATTGAGCGAAACCACATAATAGCATTGAAATTCCCACAAATTTTTCTCATTTTTACTGCTTCTCCCCAATCTGATTCTTCTGGTTCATGAAATGTCTTAATATCAAGTATTTTACCAATCTCCTTTGTAGTTGTGGACTTTCCACTTCCTGGGATTCCGAATGCTGCTATTATCATAAATTTCCTTGGCTTGCCTAATTGATGCTAACTATTGTATAACCGCAATTTACATAATTAAGTCTCACAATCTATCTGTTTCCAAAGGTCTAGCTTTGCATCGTCAATCGCTCTGCAATACTTCGTTAAGTGCGGTTATCAGCATGTTTATAGTCTAAGCGTTTACTATCAGTTGTGTCAAAACGTTTTTCTAGGATGATCTTGCTGCGGTAATGGTCATTTGTTTAGCTTTCTTGCCAGTCCGGAAAGCAGACGCGAAAGCGAAAAATATCTAAAACAAAAAAGACCCTGAAATTAATCAGAGTCTTTCTTACTTTATAGAGGTTCCAAATCTGCGCTGCCGCTTGTTTGGGATAAGCGATACATAGCGTTTTACTTAAGCAAAATCAAAAATTCAAAAAAAAGACCCTGAAATTAATCAGAGTCTTTCTTACTTTATAAAGATCCCAAATCTGCGCTACCGCTTGTTTGGGATAAGCGATACGTAAAGTTTTGCTGTTGCAAAACCAACGTCCTGCTTACTTCACTTCTTCAAAATCTACGTCTTCCACATCGCTGGTGTTGTCCGTACCTTGATCTGCACCTGCAGCGCCGGCATCAGGTCCAGGTTGTCCACCTTGGGCATCTGCTTGTGCTTTGTACATCTCTTCACTGGCAGCGGTCCATACAGTGTTCAATTTTTCCAGTGCTGGATCGATCTTCTCGATTTCTTTAGTCTCATAAGCGGCTTTCAAGTCGGCAAGAGCTTCTGTAATAGGAGCTTTCTTGTCGTCGCCTAGCTTATCGCCAAATTCTTCCAACTGCTGCTCGGTCTGGAAGATCATTTGATCTGCCTGGTTCAGCTTGTCCGCTTTTTCTTTGGCTGCTTTATCGGCTTCAGCATTCGCTTCTGCTTCCTGCTTCATTTTTTGGATTTCCTCTTCAGTCAATCCAGAAGATGCCTCGATACGAATGTCTTGTTTCTTACCAGTTGCTTTATCTTCTGCACTTACCTTGATGATACCGTTGGCATCTATATCAAAGGTTACCTCAATTTGCGGTGTACCACGACGTGCTGGTGGGATTCCATCCAGGTGGAATCTACCTATGGTCTTGTTGTCTGTCGCCATGGAGCGCTCTCCTTGCAACACGTGGATCTCCACACTAGGCTGATTGTCTGCTGCGGTAGAGAATACCTGTGACTTCTTGGTTGGGATAGTCGTGTTGGACTCAATCAACTTAGTCATCACGCCGCCCATAGTCTCAATACCTAGAGAAAGTGGCGTTACATCCAGTAGCAATACGTCTTTTACATCACCAGTCAATACACCACCTTGAATCGCTGCACCTACGGCAACTACCTCATCTGGGTTCACACCTTTGGATGGCTTCTTACCAAAGAAGTTCTCAACGGCATCCTGTACGGCTGGGATACGAGTAGATCCACCTACAAGGATGATCTCGTCAATATCGCTCTTAGACAATCCAGCAGCTTTCAATGCTTTTTCACATGGCTCGATGGTTCTTTTTACTAGGTCAGAGATCAATTGATCAAATTTGGATTTGGTCAATGTTTTTACCAAGTGCTTAGGTCCGCTAGCGGTAGCCGTTACATAAGGTAAGTTGATCTCGGTTTGTGCGCTTGAAGAAAGCTCGATTTTGGCTTTCTCTGCAGCTTCTTTCAAACGTTGCAAAGCCATTGGGTCTTTTCTCAAGTCAATGTCTTCGGCACTTTGAAACTCGTCTGCGAGCCAGTCGATGATCTTCTCATCCACGTCATCACCACCTAGGTGCGTGTCACCGTCAGTTGCTAGTACTTCAAATACACCATCACCCAATTCTAGGATGGAAACGTCATGCGTACCACCACCAAAGTCAAATACCACGATCTTCTGATCCGTATCTTTCTTGTCAAGACCATACGCCAGCGCTGCTGCAGTAGGCTCGTTAATGATACGTTCTACTTTAAGTCCAGCGATTTCACCAGCTTCTTTAGTCGCCTGGCGCTGGCTGTCGTTAAAGTAGGCTGGTACGGTAATTACCGCTCCGGTTACTTCAGTTCCTAGGTAATCCTCGGCAGTTTTCTTCATTTTTTGAAGAATCATTGCACTCAATTCCTGTGGTGTGTACAAACGACCGTCGATGTCGACACGTGGCGTGTTGTTATCGCCTTTTACGACGTTGTAGGGAACACGGTCAGCTTCCTTAGAAACCTCGCTAAATTTGTTACCCATAAAACGCTTGATGGACGCAACGGTTTTGGTTGGGTTTGTTACGGCTTGTCTTTTTGCAGGGTCACCTACTTTGATCTCACCACCTTCTACAAAGGCAATGACAGATGGAGTAGTGCGTTTCCCTTCTGCATTAGGTATTACCACAGGCTCACTTCCTTCCATTACGGAAACACAGCTGTTGGTCGTACCTAAATCAATTCCA is from Nonlabens sp. YIK11 and encodes:
- a CDS encoding SIR2 family protein, which produces MLIDDIFKKINIQDGHRGYYMFETFILNLLKIHLEKVKKPFISQPRRIGFDAYAPEGIEDIEGATQIEIKFNLERFPIKRLIDQVIHIQAKIKEPEPFDNLLIISPNPISNRFKSYILHRIEDEKLPFKIIVWGPEEVNSIVAKNRKEANTIANNLFSLRIESAVVQSSKDWEKERQEKIELLNRLYKKGQFSFFLGAGVSSSAGMPDWNTLLNSLFVTYLTNEFDNESKILDTDIEQIVNRLNQIDEPSALMAARYLRKGLDNRNTESEQFTKTITENLYKLRDTGKAIDSELIKAIVEMCMPLRTGAKVKSVITYNFDDLIERQLESQSIQHHSIYSDNDFIDPDELPVYHVHGFLPENTDAYEGLEKSTLVFSEEGYHLIYSDSYHWSNLVQLSNLRENHCLMVGLSMTDPNLRRLLDIASRNSDKTRHFAFMKRLTIDNFIESQEGTVIDNIDGAKKFLDRHHNLNEEIMRELGVSIIWYTTYDEIPKLLREIKK
- a CDS encoding type I restriction enzyme HsdR N-terminal domain-containing protein; this encodes MLDRYLQAENNQPHMKRYIKNGKECILCSKRKKLIHITPEEVIRQEFVSKLVNQFEVPIEFIDVEVPLSYYQKGKRGRADIIVSGIDPKLNERIPLMVIECKAPTIALTDKVFDQVMSYDEFLEPEVMIMTNGKETISHSWDDEKGDYREIKEIPIYSYLIKGNGIEFAKEFINNWERPNHKAEKKKNRELLWADGNIGQDTDIKYVPILVNLVGLIYDEKKKTENLELTEKTFVSDGGLRFTTFGNASGGGFTGDYRYFIVENENQETELVSISIMGKISTKNHPKYGNSNGHTLLNIAIDDFENSHLSLEYAIDRFVKVENEKYSFWHDGTLTVGKLGRVKNIDVIDFIKVNCPHLIRDNKIYLGTVDNSETFTWESENVRKLIANLIDYGFVRDKFRQVRKMAST
- a CDS encoding dTMP kinase; translation: MKGKIITIEGLDGCGKSTQISLLQKYFAKINLKHKFIHYPKLNEGVYGELIAEYLRGEFGSVEAVNPKIVGLLFALDRLENKSMLNTWLEEGYCILMDRYVKSNIAFQCAKVHNESEKAKLKDWINNYEFAHNKLPKPALSFFLNVPFEIIEKSLLKDRTGQDRKYLNGKKDIHEDSLKLQKEVLVEYFKMVDEESNFININCADPNNYWLDPETIHTKIKTQIENILANGHHKVSLK
- the dnaK gene encoding molecular chaperone DnaK, with amino-acid sequence MSKIIGIDLGTTNSCVSVMEGSEPVVIPNAEGKRTTPSVIAFVEGGEIKVGDPAKRQAVTNPTKTVASIKRFMGNKFSEVSKEADRVPYNVVKGDNNTPRVDIDGRLYTPQELSAMILQKMKKTAEDYLGTEVTGAVITVPAYFNDSQRQATKEAGEIAGLKVERIINEPTAAALAYGLDKKDTDQKIVVFDFGGGTHDVSILELGDGVFEVLATDGDTHLGGDDVDEKIIDWLADEFQSAEDIDLRKDPMALQRLKEAAEKAKIELSSSAQTEINLPYVTATASGPKHLVKTLTKSKFDQLISDLVKRTIEPCEKALKAAGLSKSDIDEIILVGGSTRIPAVQDAVENFFGKKPSKGVNPDEVVAVGAAIQGGVLTGDVKDVLLLDVTPLSLGIETMGGVMTKLIESNTTIPTKKSQVFSTAADNQPSVEIHVLQGERSMATDNKTIGRFHLDGIPPARRGTPQIEVTFDIDANGIIKVSAEDKATGKKQDIRIEASSGLTEEEIQKMKQEAEANAEADKAAKEKADKLNQADQMIFQTEQQLEEFGDKLGDDKKAPITEALADLKAAYETKEIEKIDPALEKLNTVWTAASEEMYKAQADAQGGQPGPDAGAAGADQGTDNTSDVEDVDFEEVK